The genomic DNA atgCATCTCTCATACAGTCAGGAAAAGCTTTCTTGCtgatttcgttcgtttgcaGCGATTGGAAGCAACAAGAAGATTTATTGTCTAAGGGTTTTGCTAAAATGAGGACATGCTCAAAGTCGCTTTACTtcaaaatttctttttttatcctATCTTTAAAGCGATCACCTCACCTAACAAGAGACTGCGTAGTTCATCAGGCTTTTCCTCCAAGAGATCTCACCTTATTAAAACTCCTCTAATACTTTGAGAACTCTTAGGCAATCCTAGCGTAGTAAGCCTTGTATACTAAGCATCTCATCTAGACATATTTACCAAGAGATCTCGTAGTTGAAGTAGTTTCACCTACTAGTAATTATAGAGAATTAGTCTACCAGCCTACGAGGACCCTCTTCTTTTACAAGGTTTCAGAGAAGAACTTACAATGTGCAGGCAAGAGGCTAGTTCTTCTTGACGAAGATCCAGAAGCGGCGACAGATTCCAGTTCTGTCTGTCAATAGTCCACTTCATCCTATCCAGGATCCAGAAATGGCTAGTAcgtagtttgtttttctcttacCTTGAAGGCCCTCAACGGGCCTCATCTATCAAAAGATCTCGTTAGTAAAGAATCCTAGTCTTGCAAGCTTCATCTTACAGCAGATCTCGCAATCGAAGAGTTGTTCAAGGCGCCTCATATAACTAGAGACCTTGTCGTCTGAAGGAACTTGATGTGCAAGAGGTCAAACTGTGCCCAGGATTCCAAAGGTCCTAAGAGTCAAACTCAGAGTCATCAACGGCACAACCTCCACAAGTTTGGATTTGAAGGGCTATTTCAATAAGAGTTTAACAACACTTGCAGTAGACAAATAGCGAGATGTTGAGACTTATGTTCTAGTCTTTAAAAGGAAAATAGGAGTGAATAGAGCAACTTAAATGCATCGCAAACAGCTCAACAAACGTCGTTCAATGCAAATCGATTGACTATGttaaaaaagagcaaaaaaactaCATCCAACATGCTTGGCCAATCACAGAAATTGATAAGAATCATACATCCTTCCGCGTTCGTCGCGTGATAACACCCATATTTCCTCACGTTACATTCCACACAATCAACCATGATTTACGGATGATGCTTGGCagcggaacaaaaaaaaaccccagagGAACCAAAGCACATTTTGAATTGAATATCTTAAAaacggcaacaaaaaaccccactACACTGAAACAGGAAACCTAGCGGAAACAATTTCACTCCACACGCCCTTCAATTCAATTGCAAAAACCTATGCTAGCGATGCATCCCAAAAAACCCGAGCACTCCGGTGGAAACGAATCGGAATGTCGGAATGTACAAACATTGCCTCTAAATCACcgccaccagcaacagcttcccagccagccaaccagccagccagattGAAAACGTGGCCCGGTGGAAATGGTTGGCTGGATGGAAAAATGGGCAGACaaagacaaaaataaaacgaaaaaccacACCAAGGCAGAATTACACGGTTCGCCGGTTTGCCGGGCCGCGGcggtttcgtttcgtgttTTCGTGGCGAAAACGGggaagaaaataattcaattaaattttctgTCAATTTACCTCGAAACAAACGACTGGCAATAGCAAACGGCGGGACCCAGACCCTTTGGGGGAACCCATTGTCGAACTCAGCTCGATTCCAACGCCACAGCAGCAAAGCATGCGGAAAGATGACGCGCCCAATACCGCGGGACGATGCACCATCCGGGGTGCTTTTCTTTGTACCGGATCGATTTCGCGCGGAAAACAGACCACGTTTCCCCTCGCGGTGGGAGATGATCGCGCACACACTCTCACGTCCGCGTTTTATAAactatttgatttatttatcgCACTCCATCGTTAAATAAATGATTATTCTAGCTGAGCCGGGgttctagcagcagcagcagcagcagcagtaaacgaaaacacacacacacgtttttCCTTGCACGGCAAGAAAGAACGGGAAAAGTCTTCGTCCaagttcaccaccaccatttttcttttgccgaTCGGGCGTCCGTAGCTCCGcctagtttgtttgtttccattcAGCATGGTGTGCGTGGTGGGTTTATTTATGTTTCGCTTACACCTCAAAGCCTACATTCGACGGCGCCATACATACATATGTACAGTGATGCACAAAGCTGAGCATATCTGAGCCGTTTGGTAAGCGTTCGGTGCACACGATTTTTAACTCACATGAAATTAGGTAAATGTTGTTTGATATATTTACCATATAaactttataaataattaaattgttaATATGTGGAAAGagcatttaattttgtttgagCAAAAAGTTAAATGAAATATTACCTTGGATTCGACCGCCAGGAGACCTCCCCTTCAAAAGACCTCATCTAAGAATTGGGGTCTTAGTCGAATAATCCTTACCTACCAAGAGACTTAAAAGTCGTATAGCGACTTTTTTGTCCAGACTTCCATGCGAGAGACCATGAAGTCGAATTAGTAGTCTTATCCAGTGGTGAGACCTCATCTTCTGGAGACCTAATCTTCCAGAGACCTCTTCGTCTGGAGTCATCGTATTAAGGGCTTCGAATGATTAGTGAACTCTTCTGCTAAGGATAACTTTCGAAAGGATGAGGATCTTCCAATAGAGGTCGTATTCAAAGAGACTTCGTCTATCAAGAAACAGAGTAATTGAAAAGGCTTCAGGTAATCTTCTTTTAACAAAGTCTTTGAAGTCTAAGTCTTACAAGAGACCTCATAGTCTGAAGAGAATCGCTGTCAAAAACGCCTCGATTACTGAGAGATCTCATGATCGACGAGGCTTTAACTTCTAAGGCTCACAGCGTCCATGCCATATTTTAGAGAGTATGAGAGGTATCTTCTTAGAGAGATTCTAGGTATTCAGAAGGGCCTAAGGTGCTAATATTTTTACTACGTCGACCAAGAGGCTTTAACTATAAAGGGGCTGCTAGGTCaaatagattttcttgtcCTACCAAGAGATATTAAAACCGTGGAGACATTTCCATGGAATGAAGCTCGTATACCTTGTCGTTTCAAAGACCTCGACGTTTGAAGAATATATTGTTTCATCTTCGTTGTCCAAAATACTTCTACCAAAGACCTTGCCATTGTAGCATTAAAGATGATCAAGAGACCTTGTAGTCCAAATGGCCTACCAAGAAATCTTAGTGGTTATAATTTTcttctaaattaatttagaaaGCTTTGAATTCGACTGTCAATAAAACTGTTTCGGCAATGCAGTGCTTCAACAAATATCTGGCCCAAAACAAGATCCGAGTACAAAATTTGTCAAGCACTGTGCCCTCACCAAAAACTCGTTTGTACAAATGTTTAGCTTGCCCGTCCCGGTCCAAAGACGTTGAgtcaaagcaacagcaaaaaaaaaacgatgctgaatatgtttctttcattttcaacacacagaggaaaaaaacaggggAAGCCGAATGTAAACAGTGTTCGGCGCTCGCGCGTCCTGAGCTTGCACACCACAAAACACATTATATACTTTAGCGTCCCTTTGCCTTTGCTTTTCCCCATTACCTTTCCCTTCGtaacaattttcctttcaaGCCCGCCTATGCGAGATCTCTcgcttactctctctctctccttctctagAGCTATCTCTATTGCACCTTCACCAACTTTACACACGCTTCAACATCACACCAACACAGCGGCAGCTCGGTTTTCGCATGTGCGATAGGAAAATCTCGTTCCCTCGCGTACGGGCGCCACCAGCGCGATGTTCGTTTGTGTGGGTACGGTACGGCGCAACTGCATCTTCCCAGCCCGAGAAGAAGCCGCCTCACTGCGCTTAACATATCATTCCGCATTTCAACACCTTCGGTTGTTGATTTGATAAAACAGTCCAAACAGTCCATACAAACAAGCGCCCGCGTACGTTCGCCTGCCGGTGTTTTCGAGTGCGCTGCTGTCGAAACTGTGCGAAAAAGTCTTTCTTGCGCGAAGTACTACGACGTGGACTCCCGTGTACCCTGAGACATGGTGTGGTGTTCTGCTGAGATTCTTCAACGAGTGATTTGATCGAGATGGTTCCGAGGGAAGATACGAGTGCAGTGTCGAGAAAGATGTTTGCTTTGTGGCGCAACTGAAGCACCTGATGTCCTCTGGTGCAAGTTTTGTGCGAGTGCGTTCTACAAAATGCTGTTAGTGGTCTGTGGCAGAAGGCATTTCTTACGAACAACAGCGAAGTGCTAAAGATGCGTCACATCACTCGTGAATATTGTGTTATAGTTCAAGGAATGAAGTCAAAGTGTATGCAAATGTGCCCAAACCCATGCAATGTTTGAATGAAAACACAGTGACCGAACGAAACTATCCAGTTGCGTGTAATCAGTATTAACAGCAGCATTATTTAAACCATGCCTCGTCCATCTCGTGACACGTACGGCGACCAGAAGCCACCCTACTCGTACATCTCGCTCACGGCGATGGCCATCTGGTCCTCGCCCGACAAAATGTTACCCCTGAGTGATATCTACAAATTCATTACCGATCGGTTTCCGTACTATCGCAAAAACACGCAACGATGGCAGAACTCGCTCCGGCACAACCTTAGCTTCAACGATTGCTTCATCAAGGTACCGCGGAGACCGGATCGTCCGGGCAAGGGCGCTTACTGGGCGCTTCATCCGCAAGCGTTCGATATGTTCGAGAATGGAAGTTTGCTCAGACGCCGGAAACGCTTCAAGCTGCACAAATCCGACAAAGACATCCTGAACGAAGAGCTCGCTGCATTGGCCAACATTAACCGGATATTCCTGGCACAGAACTCGGCGGACGCGTACTGTCCCACCGCGGCCACAATGTTACCCGATCCGGTGGTTCTGCATCCCTCCAGCTTGATGCATTCGCCACCGCTCGAACCACACTCCCCACTGCCAGCCGCCGCCCCACTGTCACCCATCTCCACCGGCGAGACGACCCTGATGGTTGGAACCACCAGGACTCCGCTGCGACCGAAGCGATCGTTTACGATCGAGAGTCTAATCACACCGGAAGACGAGCTGGTGGAACGACGGAAGGGTGATGCAAAGCAGGACCGGGAAGGTAGTCGATCGCCGAGCCCTAGTCTTATTCGATCCACCAACACTGGCCGGGACCATAGCAAACGGAACTCGAAACGGAACACGGATGATCGATTGAATCTGCTCGAATCACCCGAAAATCGTTTGCCATCCTTACTTTCGATTGCTAACCATCCTGCgcatcagcaccatcatcatcatcatgctggACTTCATCATCACCCTGCACTACACCACACCCAACACACGACACCGACCCTACCACCTGCGACCAGTCTCCCGGGGGTGGCCAACATTCCACCCTTTCTGCAGTACACACATCCAGCCCTGGCCGGGTACGATCTACCCCTACATCCACTGCTGATGATGGGACCGCTCGGTGCTCACCATTACTTCCACCAGAGCTCGTACCACAGTTTGGCCgctgcccatcatcatcatcatcatcattcgcaacagcatcatcaccagctGCAACACCATCAGCACGGACTGGGGACCGGTTCGGGCAGTCGATCACCGAGCGGATCTACCACCGAACCGGACAGTCCTCGGTCCGGTGGAGCACCCACAGATCTTAGCCGACCTGCGCTGGGTCCTGCACTGCGAAGTGTTTGAGTCCTGTGGGTTACGATAGAGACtaccggtttttgtttttcttcaccccCACATTGTTCCTGTTAGTGCTCCagtacgcacgcacacacccacccGAAGGCTGTTTGTTGAGTTTGAGTATTACTTATAAGATGAAGGTAGTATTTGATGTGCGCGGCTCCGTTGCTCGTTCGTTCTGATCGGAAAATGCTCGACGATCGCTACAATGTGGCATTGGGGATGCATACCTCGCGTCTTGTTTCATCCGCTCCGGTCGGTTCAATCGGTACTTTTCGTTTTAGGACAATTTGACTCGTTTTTTGAATTTGCTCCATTCGTTTGTTGTAATGGTCTGTGCATATTACCCGGCAAGAGCAGTTACATTAGCAGAAACGAGAACTACGAAACGGTGCAGTGCAGAGCAGACGCGCTCACGCGTGCTCGGTATGAAATACAAAGATTTACATGTATAAGGTTTAGCAAAATTTCGCCAATATGTATGAACGTGGTTACTTATTTAAGAGctgtttttaattcattagTACTCGGAAATAAACAAATGTGTAtaacaaatgcaaaaaaaccctgaatgtatgctaatgtgatttttgtttgtttggactAGGTTGGAGAAACCTGAAGATTTACAGGTTAGTATCGAGGCTTTTAGTCATTAGACTTCATTAATAATGAATTAGTAAAATTTTAACTATTTGTAGACATTCGTGTGGATCATATGAAGTTGTGGCATTGtaattttatgaaaacatAGTTCAATTACCAGGCATTCTCTCCTTATGACGTTGAACCTAATCTCTCGTTTCCTTAATCCTGATCTGCTTTTTATACCGATATCCATCAATCCAATCCAAGCTATATTTACTTCCTATGTATCCCTATTTTTTAAACCTTAGCTTTATAGTCTATGGTAACTATCTAATCTTTATCTTTAAGCAGTTATCTATCCTATTCTAATCCATACCATTAATCTAGCTATAATTATATTTGAATTCATTTGTCTATCTTATTTTTCTATAATCAACCAATCATTTCACTGTTAGTAGACGCCACAGAATAATTTATTATGTACAATTTGACTCTGCTGTACTTTCTCATCCCCTTTCAATAATAAGTGAAATCTTCTCATGGATTTTGTTATCGACTGCCCAATATTTATGCCATAAACTATTTTACTCTAAAGCGAATCAAATTGAGACTCCAATTATAGCTAAAAAATATTAACCTTCTTCcttaaaaaatatatcttGATGGTTGGGATGTTTACAGTGTAAAGAATATTAGGAAGTTTCCAAAAACATTTCATCGAGGAACCACTGATAATTTATCAATAATTGTTTGCCTGTATTTAAAAACATCGATGGGTTTTTTGGATATTTCactccaagtcaagtgaatcAGATTCTAGCGTTAACTGGACATATTCCAATCTTATCCTGAACAAAACCTAAGAATGGGTAGAGCATTGCTGGTTCTCTTTAGGAACACTTTGTATTCCGGCGTTACTTAACTTAAAACAATCTTTAGTGAAGATTGATCGATCAAAAGGCATCAACACataatcaaaattaatttaaaatcattttatgtagcttttttttcaacaGAAGAATTTTTTTCCAACTTGCGCATATAACATCATTAACAGTGCATAAAATTGTCTTACAATATCCAGGTATAAATGTTTATATTCTGTAAACAATAACTTTGTGGACAATACAATTTTATTGGTTTATTACATAACTTGAAATAAATTGCTTTAATTCAACtgtttttttatggaaaacCTACATAATAAGCAAGATCCCAATTATGAATCAAGAAACGATCCAATCTTATTTAACAAAACCATCTCAAAAAGGCTCGTTTAATGATAGTAATAACTCGATCCAAAACAGTTAACATCATAGGAGATGTAACGATACGAGAATAAGATCTTTTTTTCGTAAAAGAGATTTATTCTTTTTGTTGTCACATTAGCCTTTGTTGCTCAATTGACAGTCTCACTTAGGACTGTGATGCGCCCATTGTGTTGGAGTTCCGAAGGAAAATTGAGGGGATTTTTTTCGGAAGTGGTTACGCCTCTCAATGTCTTGTTATGGGATTAGTTGGTATTATTCGAACCACAGAACCAAAACACATCCGCCACTCTTCTTAATCTTTTTGGTAGTTTCCTTTATGTGTCTTTCATTATTGGGAAAAAAAGGTTGCATCTTCCCTACCGTGCTTTGGTCAAGAGCACTTTTTGAAGTATTGCTATTAAAGCTGACAAAAGCAAATTTCTTTTCGCACAAatcaccaaaaaaaggaaatatagTAATATCAGTCCTCTATACCAGTGTTTTCCATAATTACGTTACAGCATAAAAAGCAACTCATCCAACTTGATAATAGTTTTACTTTAAAGACCATAATCTGCAAGCGCTCTAAACGATCATGAACGCTTCTCCTAGGCACGTTTACAGATATTGTCGGTAAGCCCCCCTACGTAGAACTTCAAAGCCCTCTCGAAAGTGATCGATAATTAGGTGTGGCGATCGATAATTGAGAACAGCGAACACGAGCCACAGTTGAGAGAGCGAGGCCGTTCAATAGAGTCAGAACGTTCCAAAACCCAACGAACATCGATTTCGATAAGAAGGACGAAAGAGCAAATGTTTCCTGAATCTCCCACACCGGTCACTAAATCATTCGAAAGACCGGGTCAGCTAATTAAGCATCTCCACGGAAGGAACGTAAGCTAATAGTATCATCACACGGTGCAGAATGGGATGCTCGCATCTCACACCTTACAGACACACCATTCAACGTCGGACAGACGTCTGTAAACGATCGCACGAGATCAGTCGCGAGGGGCGTAAAATGAGCTGGCTCATTTGTTTCGCTCCCGGGCAGTTGGTAGAGAGCAGTTCGAGGAGTCATCGAATGGAGGCTTATGGTCTTGTGGAACATGCAAGGGAGGCACTCGCGGTAGCTTTCAAAAACCCAAGCGCCAATTTGTGCACTGTCATTCGACGATCGTGTGGAGCTCGCGCTGTAGACGTGCTGTCTGGTACTGTTCGGAGCGGCATAGCTCGGGATAGATGCTGTTAATCGCTGCCACCGCCGCTGAACTAGGACGCTTGATCGATCAAGATGAAGATCGTTAATAGACACAAAACGGTCCAGAACGTCCCCTTTTATCCGGGGGTACAAaccgaaaagggggaaaaggaTTGACCGCGCGTCGCGACTACTTTTGAACGACTTTATGCGCTATTTTCTATCTCTTaaatcagtgtgtgtgtcgatttgcttttttttctatttgggATCCATTAAGTGATTCGGCTCTATTTTCGAGAGTAATTCAATTTTGAGGATATTAGGATTCGTTAAAAGGTTTCACCGTCGACGTCTTCGGTTTGTAATGCGTCCTGTACCTTCTTTTGCCGCAACACATTCCACAGCAACCGGCAGACAGATTGACGATGCAGACCGCGGCGATAGAAGCAAACCCGGGGGATCCGATAGACCAATCGATTGAACCGTCGGATTGCAGATGAGTTGGCGATAGCGTTAAAGCCCAAGCGCATGGTCATGTTACGCTATGTTAATCAGCGTATGAAAGAGGGCGAAACGAGATGCTGGAATGCTTCCAGAACTGGCGAGCACGAAGTTCAAATCACTCACAGCCAATCGAGCTTGGGAGGTGAACGGTGCGAGTGCAGCAAAAGGGTGTAACGTTATAAATCAGAAAATGGTCACTAAACTAACCGTCCATGATCCAATTTTGCGCTACTTAAAATTCCACAACCACTTAcggttggatggatggagatGGCTGGATGGTTGCGATGCGATGTGCGCACGGGCTCAAATGTGCTCGACGAAGCATAGAGAATATGATTAAAGGTGTAAAAGTTTACCAAATCATTTGTCCATTATCGATGATGCTGCAAGGCTCGGCCGGGGTTGGTTGATGTGTTGATGTGGGTGCTTTGAATAACCCGGAACGGCTTATTGGAATGCGTTACTGgtatgggttttgttttcaatagCAGTTTTGATTATTAGTCGACGCGAATGTCTGGTCTGGTCAGTTTACACGGTTACATGATGTGTGGAACATGACTGTGGACaaacttaatttatttttccatgcTTCTCTACATTCCCATGATTATGCTGTACAATTCAGTCTTTCAGTTGAAAAGGGGTTAATTAGTTTTTTTAATGCACTTCAGAATTAGAATGTTGGTACTCACCATTTGTTTCTCTGTTCACcaaaaatgatttttgttttgctccttaTAAGTTTGAGAACTTGGACTTGAGTTTAAGTTAGCAAATTAAATAGAGTTTTATTTCACTCTGTGTACA from Anopheles stephensi strain Indian chromosome 2, UCI_ANSTEP_V1.0, whole genome shotgun sequence includes the following:
- the LOC118508314 gene encoding fork head domain-containing protein FD4-like; translated protein: MPRPSRDTYGDQKPPYSYISLTAMAIWSSPDKMLPLSDIYKFITDRFPYYRKNTQRWQNSLRHNLSFNDCFIKVPRRPDRPGKGAYWALHPQAFDMFENGSLLRRRKRFKLHKSDKDILNEELAALANINRIFLAQNSADAYCPTAATMLPDPVVLHPSSLMHSPPLEPHSPLPAAAPLSPISTGETTLMVGTTRTPLRPKRSFTIESLITPEDELVERRKGDAKQDREGSRSPSPSLIRSTNTGRDHSKRNSKRNTDDRLNLLESPENRLPSLLSIANHPAHQHHHHHHAGLHHHPALHHTQHTTPTLPPATSLPGVANIPPFLQYTHPALAGYDLPLHPLLMMGPLGAHHYFHQSSYHSLAAAHHHHHHHSQQHHHQLQHHQHGLGTGSGSRSPSGSTTEPDSPRSGGAPTDLSRPALGPALRSV